The nucleotide window cctaatgtcaattctgtgcatattttcatGCACAGAGCTGCATtccttggctgagagcagtcagctgaagcTCTACTCCAATAAAATGCGACAGAATTGGCATGTTGCTTCTTCACCTTTGCAGATGCACGTCACCAGGACTGAAAAGAGCCTTGGCGTCCAgcagggacccaggtaagagggcaaagaGTTGAAACACTTTACCACAACTCCCAAATAAAGGCATACAAAAGGGGTCTGGCCAGTCCACTCTGTGTGACAGGACACCCCACTGTCGCcacagcaggcacctgcttaAGGAACCTTGCTCATACGGGCACCAtacagcaggtgcctgctctgtggCTGTGCTGAAGGTCCTGGCATAGAGAGGACTTCTACTTGCATGCCCCGTACTGTTGTTTGAGCTGGGGATATAAATATTAACCCAGCCTCGGCAACAGTACAAAGCAACACGGAGCTGGAAAATAAGTACACAAAGACTGaacccagcagcaccccactgGACACCAGTGATGAGGTTCCACTCCAGTTGTCGTGGTCAAGGTAAGAACAGGCTGGGTGGAActcagtgttaaaaataaatgtaaagtaaagttaagtgtgtgtatggatgtaattatgagtgtgtatatgaatgtacgTGTTACATGAATGTTAGTACATGTGAATAtgactgtcagtatgtgtgttgggGGTTGTGCAGAGAGAGACCcaataaatttttttaataaaaagtgcaaatttaaataaaaatttgcaCTTTAATAAATCAACCTTGTAACACCCCACTGGCTGCcaatcagacacacactttcGTTATTTCCTgatagtttagctcagtggaactcaaGAGGCAtgcaactgcccagagcacctgccttgcaagacTTCTCATCGAGCTGCATTGTAAAGTCTGTAGTtagacagctacagaaagtctggggaGGGTTAGAAGAAAAGGGTTGCAAAGGAAAGGCTTCAGAcaaaagaactgcagcttttgcaagttgtttttagatatagcccCAATGATGATGGAAGTATGTTGGCACTGAGCTATAATACTAAACcgtgttttttatttgggaagtgaAGTGTCCCTTTCAGCGCCAGCCTTAGATGTGTGTGCGAGCTGTTCGGCCGCACGGTCCATGGCTAAAGGGGCACTGAGTGGATGACATAGCTTGTACACACAGGAGCTGGTCTACATTTACCCCGCTGTGTGGATATTGCTAAGGCTGGCCATATAGCATTCGTGGTACAGTGTAACATCCACAAAAGAATACTCACTTGTTTGTTTTCCTTCTCGTGTGGGTCGGCGGTGCAGTGGCAGAGCTTTCAAAGCTTGGAGCCGCTGCACCAACAAGAAGAGAGTGGGCGGTTGTATATGACATCACATCATAACCCTGCGTGACATCCTCGCAAGTAAGGGACGTGTGGGGGACTATAATTCAGTAAGGTTTAGGGGTAGGCCGTCTCGTTGTGACCGGTGTTTTGTGCACCCATGTGCTGCAGGTCATTACATGGTCGTAGGGCACCCAGGTCTTGCAAGAGGAAGCTACAACACTGATACAGGAAACGTGGCAGGGTTATATTGTCTGGTAACTGCTGCATACtgagggggaagcaggaaggcgTCCCACTTTCCCCAACCACTAGACACCAGGAACTGCAGTGCCTCCACTCCCTCTCCAGTGCCCATAACGGAAAGAGATAACTGACTGCCTGTATTTAGGGCCATATCTTCCACGAGGCTAACAATGCATTTACCTTGGGCGGCAAAAAAACGCTGCCCGCCAAGTGCCCCGtcacatgccttgttagcctctttcatggggggcccaagagctggccgactGGCAGGTGGCAGCTAATAATCCGGGCAGGTGGCAAGGGAGAGCCATcctttgtgtgtatgagtgtctgtgagtgtgtgtcactgcctgtacctgtgtgtatgagtgtctgtgagtgcgtgtcactgtttgtacctgtgtgtatgagtgtctgtgagtgcgtgtcactgcctgtacctgtgtgtatgagtgtctgtgagtgcgtgtcactgcctgtacctgtgtgtatgagtgtctgaGTGCGTGTCACTGCCTGTACCTGGGtgtatgagtgtctgtgagtgcgtgtcactgcctgtacctgtgtgtatgagtgtctgagtgcgtgtcactgcctgtacctgtgtccGTGGTTGTGACTGCCTGTGTCTGGCTGCCAttaactgtttgtgtgtttgtgactgcctgTGTTTGCCTATAACTGTTTGTGTGCATATTATAATTTCTGAGAGTTTCCAGACATGTTTTACTATAACACAGAAACAGCATAACGCAGATGTAATGTCTTTCGATGACTCCATTCTGGCAGCTATGAAGAACTGATATGGCACAAGGCGCACTATTCATTAATAACacgatatatttaattaatatcccTCCCTCCAGGTGCggacatgctcactacagcctATCCCTCCTCACCATCTTCCTCCCGGGATCTTGTACTCCACCAGTGGGGGCTGAATTAAATGATGCCCGTCGAGCCTATCTGTACAACAACACAGTTAAGACCGCAGCGACTCGTTACCATGACAACGAGAGTCGCGCATGCGCCGTAAGTGGATCCCTAACCACGTGACAAGCCAGGTTGCCATTGCAGTCAATGGGttctgtgaacaaaacaaaagggATTCAAAAGGGTGTCCATGCCAGAAAtgcgtgtttaatttttttttttttaaatacacggTTTATTTAAAAACCTTCCTTATTGAAAACATTAAAAAGGGCCGATTGATTCGGAATCGAGGCTTGGAACGCAAGCCGTGAATCGAGGCTTGGAACGCATTCTCCGTCACCCGCATTCTACTGTCACCTGGAAGTAAACAGAACGAGGAAGCGTTGAGTGAGCCGCATGTTGTGTGTGGAACAGAAGGCATAGTACCATGTTGGTCAGTGCTTTGAGGAGACCGCATTTAGTGGACTAGGTTACATTAATAGGCAATGGGTCATTAAAATTAACACAAAGGATGTCCAAGCAAGGAGCAGTTCATGTGTTTATTGGAGCCCCAGTTATTTTATCCCATGCGGTGGACAGAAACGAACAGCATGCTTCAGATGGTGATATGCCCAAGTGGAATGAACTGCTTTACATAAATAATGACAATATCTCATGTTTAGAAACAGACTGCCACGCTTCATATACCACCTCGAAATATAATGAATTAGATGCTGACATCGTTGTGAAGAATAAATCTGAGGCACAATCTGTTGAAAGAAACAGCGATGTGCGTGCCTCTGATCTGCTCTCCATGTCACGCAGTTTTCCTAATTTTAAAAGTGAAGAACATAAACGTCAGCATGACGGCAGTATAGCTGCTTTGGTATCCAGCACAAAACAGTTACAGGTAATTACCAGTCCTCAAAGACCTGTGCAAAATGTTGGTGACATTATTCAGGATTACCTAGATGCTATCTTTCCTAGACGACCAGAGCACCTGGAAGAGAAAGGAGTACCTAGTGAGTATAGGGAGGTGACTACAACAGATATTGAGTTTCAGACTGTTTTGACATCGAGCCAGATTGCCCACCATGGTCACAAGGTGATTTCTGAGCATGGTGTTACCTGTACCCAAACAGAAACTAAAAGTGAAGATACAAATGCTCAATTTAGTGAACCATGCATTTGCCAAGAAGCCAtcgcaaaaaaatgtattttgcggGACAAATATGAATGTTGTGATGACTCTCTAGAACTTTTTACACCAACATCGGAAGATTCTTATCAAGCCCCATCCTCTAAACATCTCCCACGCAATCAGGAAGATGTGAGAGAGTTGTCAGGGTTATCAAACCTTCATTTTGGGGAACCTAGTCATtcctataatttaaaaaatgatgcATCCAAAAGACCTAGAGTTTTCAAAGACATGTGTCCCTCTTCATATTCTCTCTCTGGAATGCAACAgaagtgtaaaaaatataaactatCCAGCTcaccaaataaattaaatttaaaaatgagtCAAGATACTTTACTAAAATGGTTTGAATCATTAGTAACTCTTAAATACTGTTCTGACAAAGCTAAAGAATACAATATATTAGCAGTAGTAGTGCACCCCTGTCATATAAAGGAAGTCCAAGTAAAAACGAAACCAAATGCTGGTATTTCCATTCCGTTGGCAACCATTGTTGTTTTGGATCACTCAGTGGTTGAACGTAAAGTAGTGTTGTGGAGATCTGCTGCATTTTGGACTTTAGAAGTGTTCCCTGGAGATATAATAATTCTCAAACACTTAATGGTTTGTGACAATAGATGGAATGACGAAACAGTACTGCAATCAACTGCTAAAAGCACATTTTTAAATCTTGGTAGCTGTTCGATTTTGTGCCAAGACAGCTCAAGGACTGAATGCACAGTTCTTAAAGACCTGTTGGATTATATATCTACCAAGCATCACTATCTCAGAGATCTTCCACCACGGAAGCCTAAGAACATGGGATCTATACCATATTTGAAGATTGAGCAGATTCAACCAGAAAATTTAGTTCATTCAATATTAAAGGTTACTGATATTTCCATTTTAACAGAGTGCATTTATCACTACAAAGGAcagaagcaaaataaaataattctggCTGTAGAACAGATTAAAGGGCATACAGGCACCATTGTCCTATGGGGAGCCTGTATTTCTTGGCTTGATTGGATAAGACCAAAGAGAGACCACATTTGGGAATTTAGACACTTGTTTTCCCACAGAAATTCAGTTTCTGGAGACATAGAATTGCACACTACCCCTTGGTCATCTTGCGAATGCTTGTTTGATGATGACAGTCGGGCTGTTGACTTTAAAAAGTGGTATCTTCGAAACGAAGAAAGTAACACAAAAGAAATGGATCTTGTATGTCTCCTAGATGAGAAATACACTGGTGACATTGTGCTTAAAGCATCTATTTCAGAGTTGCTATTTCCTATGTTGCATCACCAGCACATCTCAATGGATATGAGAACTCCCTTTTCACATATAATGGGGTATTTACCTAAAATCATATGCTCGGGCTGTGGAAAGTGCCAAAAAGAGCTAAGGACAGATGAAAATCATGTTTATGAACAGTGTCTTAGCTGTCTACCATTCaacaaagtaacagatttttataggCCAGCAGTAATGACTATTAAGAATAAGGAGTGTGAAATTCGTGTTCGTGTGTCTTCAAATATTCTACAGAAAATCTTTCTAAACATACCTCCCAGTTCACTCAGTAAAGCTGTGTTATGCTCTAGTACCGTGACATATGCAATGGTTGTAGCAGATCTGTGCCACTCTCTTTTAGCAGAAACTAGAGaatcttacattttaaaaataagtagCCGCTTTTTGCTTGATGAAAACAGCATTCCATTAGAGCAGGAGTTTAATTTACTGGACTTTAATATCAGTATTTAAATAAACACATCCAGTATTGAATGCAATTTTGTTAGCTATGCTGTACTGATCCAGAAAATAACCCTAaattaaatactttttatttaaaatatttacagtgaacagttttttttagttttgcacaTATTTGCATATAACACTGACATGTTTTCCAGCTGAATTATTTTGAAAGGATTCAATCCACTCCATTAAAGATGGAATTTATTACAAGaggtatacttaaagggacactatagtcacctgaacaactttagcttaatgaagcagttttggtgtatataacatgcccctgcagcctcactgctcaatcctctgccatttaggagttaaatccctttgtttatgaaccatagtcacacctccctgcatgtgacttgcacagctttccataaacatttcctgtaaagagagccctatttaggctctttattgcaagttctgtttaattaagattttcttatcccctgctatgttaatagcttgctagaccctgcaagagccccctgtatgtgattaaagttcaatttagagattgagatacaattatttaaggtaaattacatctgctttgaaagtgaaaccagttttttttttttcatgcaggctctgtcaatcatagccaggggaggtgtggctagggctgcataaacagatacaaagtgatttaactcctaaatgacagtgaattgagcagtgcaattgcaggggaattatctatacactaaaactgttttatttagctaaagtaatttaggtgactatagtgttcctttaaattctggtAACTGAATAGCAGTTCTTTATTTTACATCTTTGGGAAAATCACCATTCAATTGCAAGATATATGGTTATCTGTTTAAACAGAATCAAGACATTAAATCAGTCCAAATAATCTCACTTGATCGTTTGGTTCTTTGAATCAGTGATTTTACTCATATTCATAACATATCTCCCAAAACTATGGGAATTGGCATGACAGTTACAATTTTGATTAattcaaggttatttactaaagtgtgaattgtcagaaattctaaGTGAGTTTCAATTTGCAGACCAAAGTTACCAAACTAAAAACGTAGTGGACACGGAGAACTCTGGACACAACAcaggaaaaatgcaataaagtaaacaaaatg belongs to Pelobates fuscus isolate aPelFus1 chromosome 7, aPelFus1.pri, whole genome shotgun sequence and includes:
- the SHLD2 gene encoding shieldin complex subunit 2, which codes for MSKQGAVHVFIGAPVILSHAVDRNEQHASDGDMPKWNELLYINNDNISCLETDCHASYTTSKYNELDADIVVKNKSEAQSVERNSDVRASDLLSMSRSFPNFKSEEHKRQHDGSIAALVSSTKQLQVITSPQRPVQNVGDIIQDYLDAIFPRRPEHLEEKGVPSEYREVTTTDIEFQTVLTSSQIAHHGHKVISEHGVTCTQTETKSEDTNAQFSEPCICQEAIAKKCILRDKYECCDDSLELFTPTSEDSYQAPSSKHLPRNQEDVRELSGLSNLHFGEPSHSYNLKNDASKRPRVFKDMCPSSYSLSGMQQKCKKYKLSSSPNKLNLKMSQDTLLKWFESLVTLKYCSDKAKEYNILAVVVHPCHIKEVQVKTKPNAGISIPLATIVVLDHSVVERKVVLWRSAAFWTLEVFPGDIIILKHLMVCDNRWNDETVLQSTAKSTFLNLGSCSILCQDSSRTECTVLKDLLDYISTKHHYLRDLPPRKPKNMGSIPYLKIEQIQPENLVHSILKVTDISILTECIYHYKGQKQNKIILAVEQIKGHTGTIVLWGACISWLDWIRPKRDHIWEFRHLFSHRNSVSGDIELHTTPWSSCECLFDDDSRAVDFKKWYLRNEESNTKEMDLVCLLDEKYTGDIVLKASISELLFPMLHHQHISMDMRTPFSHIMGYLPKIICSGCGKCQKELRTDENHVYEQCLSCLPFNKVTDFYRPAVMTIKNKECEIRVRVSSNILQKIFLNIPPSSLSKAVLCSSTVTYAMVVADLCHSLLAETRESYILKISSRFLLDENSIPLEQEFNLLDFNISI